One Desulfocurvibacter africanus subsp. africanus DSM 2603 DNA segment encodes these proteins:
- a CDS encoding FmdB family zinc ribbon protein, with protein MPIFEYRCGKCGHEFEELVFGQNAPACPKCKAPNAEKLMSCCRHKNADGGADFGSAPSASSSGGGCAGCSGGSCATCK; from the coding sequence ATGCCAATTTTCGAATACCGTTGCGGCAAGTGCGGCCATGAGTTCGAGGAGCTAGTCTTCGGCCAGAACGCGCCCGCTTGCCCTAAATGTAAGGCCCCCAATGCCGAAAAACTAATGTCCTGCTGCCGGCACAAGAACGCCGACGGAGGCGCCGACTTCGGCTCCGCGCCCTCGGCTTCGTCCTCTGGCGGAGGCTGCGCCGGCTGCTCCGGCGGCAGCTGCGCCACCTGCAAGTAA
- a CDS encoding D-sedoheptulose 7-phosphate isomerase → MSQEAIDRVLAHSQAGCRLRETFFQAKATLVADIARAMAVSLARGGKILLCGNGGSAADCQHIAAEFVNRFKLERPPLPALALTTDSSILTAIGNDYGFEQVFLKQVQALGRPGDVLVAISTSGGSPNVLAALRAAKEREIVTVGFTGASGGAMLPLCDYPVLVPEKITALIQEIHIAVGHLLCELVDYYLFEAVSELTPYLNEA, encoded by the coding sequence ATGTCACAGGAAGCCATCGATCGCGTGCTTGCGCATAGCCAGGCCGGCTGCCGGCTGCGCGAGACTTTCTTTCAGGCCAAGGCGACCCTGGTGGCCGATATCGCCAGGGCCATGGCCGTCAGCCTCGCCCGCGGCGGCAAGATCTTGCTGTGCGGCAACGGCGGATCGGCCGCCGACTGCCAGCATATCGCCGCCGAATTCGTCAATCGCTTCAAGCTGGAGCGGCCGCCTCTGCCGGCTCTGGCCTTGACCACGGACTCAAGCATACTTACCGCTATCGGAAACGATTACGGCTTCGAACAAGTGTTCCTGAAGCAGGTGCAGGCCCTGGGCCGCCCCGGCGACGTGCTCGTGGCCATCTCCACCTCGGGCGGAAGCCCGAACGTGCTGGCCGCCCTTCGCGCGGCCAAGGAACGCGAGATCGTCACCGTGGGCTTCACCGGCGCAAGCGGCGGGGCCATGCTGCCCCTGTGCGACTATCCCGTGCTCGTGCCCGAGAAGATAACGGCGCTCATACAGGAAATCCATATCGCCGTGGGCCACCTGCTCTGCGAGCTGGTGGACTACTACCTCTTCGAGGCCGTTTCCGAGCTGACGCCCTACCTGAACGAGGCCTAG
- a CDS encoding Lon protease family protein produces MPTNPTHPEVPSDKLRWRCDPSQLPFKTTDEIEPLDKIVGQARGVEAFRYGMAINKAGYNVFVTGEPHTGRMASVEKLLQELSHKHGAPDDLAYVNNFKNTDAPILLRFKSGEGSEFRKEIHDLVDTLKREAPQIFESQEYVARKKEIMETYERRTRDFFKDLDKRVKEEGFALVQIQAGQMQRPELMPIVDSEPVPMPRLEEMVEKGRFPRDEFEQIKEKYDRLRGEIDKIFLEVRDLQKELNEKGEQVDKHMFTASAQRLMEPLREKYTSEKIRKYLRDMLEDMVENIDTFRTGGQQQIPGLPPGMAMVMGDPFMAYHVNLIVDNSEQESPPVIREGYPTYRNLFGSIERVIDRTGVWRTDYSKIKVGSFLKANGGYLVLNLMDAIMEPGVWPALKRALKTERMEIQTFDPYYMFMSSSLKPEPIHVEVKVVVVADTYLYHLLRQYDPDVQKIFRVRADFDRSMDKNEEAIMAMARFVRKETQEEKLRPFEASGVAALVEEAVRLAGRQEKITTRFPTIAEIIREADYWAEQEKAAAVNEHHVQRAMDSRKYRDNLIEDKIQEMIDRDSLMISTTGAVVGQVNGLSVYSLGNLAFGRPARITANTALGREGVINIEREAQMSGPIHNKGVYILSGYLRRVFAQNKPLSVSASIAFEQSYSGIEGDSASSTEMYAILSSLSGVPLRQDIAVTGSVNQKGEVQPIGGVNEKVEGFYDVCKSKGLTGEQGVMIPHTNVQDLMLRKDVAQAIQEGKFHLWPVKTIAQGVEILTGMPAGEQREDFTFPEDTVFGKADAKLKELVETLLKFAKAAEEGGKEQDKPGGCVDCGK; encoded by the coding sequence ATGCCGACGAACCCGACACATCCCGAAGTGCCCAGCGACAAACTGCGCTGGCGCTGCGACCCGTCCCAACTGCCCTTCAAGACCACGGACGAAATCGAGCCCTTGGACAAGATCGTGGGCCAAGCCCGCGGAGTCGAGGCCTTCCGTTACGGCATGGCCATCAACAAGGCCGGCTACAACGTCTTCGTCACCGGCGAACCCCACACCGGGCGCATGGCCAGCGTGGAGAAGCTCCTTCAGGAACTCTCGCACAAGCACGGAGCGCCCGATGACCTGGCCTACGTGAACAACTTCAAGAACACCGACGCGCCCATCCTGCTGCGCTTCAAGTCCGGCGAGGGCAGCGAGTTCCGCAAGGAAATCCACGACCTCGTGGACACCCTCAAGCGCGAAGCGCCCCAGATCTTCGAGAGCCAGGAATACGTGGCCCGCAAGAAGGAGATCATGGAAACCTACGAGCGGCGCACGCGGGACTTCTTCAAGGACCTGGACAAGCGGGTCAAGGAAGAGGGCTTCGCCCTGGTGCAGATCCAGGCCGGCCAGATGCAGCGGCCCGAGCTCATGCCCATCGTGGACAGCGAGCCCGTGCCCATGCCGCGCCTGGAGGAGATGGTCGAAAAGGGCCGCTTCCCGCGCGACGAGTTCGAGCAGATCAAGGAGAAGTACGACCGGCTGCGCGGCGAGATCGACAAGATATTCCTGGAAGTTCGTGACCTGCAGAAGGAACTCAACGAAAAGGGCGAGCAGGTCGACAAGCACATGTTCACGGCCTCGGCCCAGCGGCTCATGGAGCCCCTGCGTGAAAAGTACACGAGCGAGAAGATCCGCAAGTACCTGCGGGACATGCTCGAGGACATGGTCGAGAACATCGACACCTTCCGCACGGGCGGCCAGCAGCAGATACCCGGCCTGCCGCCGGGCATGGCCATGGTCATGGGCGACCCGTTCATGGCCTACCACGTCAACCTGATCGTGGATAATTCCGAGCAGGAGAGTCCGCCGGTCATCCGCGAAGGCTATCCGACCTACCGCAACCTGTTCGGCTCCATCGAGCGGGTCATCGACCGCACGGGCGTGTGGCGCACGGACTACTCCAAGATCAAGGTCGGCTCCTTCCTCAAGGCAAACGGCGGCTACCTCGTGCTCAACCTCATGGACGCCATCATGGAGCCCGGAGTGTGGCCCGCGCTCAAGCGCGCCCTCAAGACCGAGCGCATGGAGATCCAGACCTTCGACCCCTACTACATGTTCATGTCGTCCAGCCTGAAGCCCGAGCCCATTCATGTGGAGGTCAAGGTGGTGGTCGTGGCCGACACCTACCTCTATCATCTGCTGCGCCAGTACGACCCGGACGTGCAGAAGATCTTCCGCGTGCGCGCGGACTTCGACCGCTCCATGGACAAGAACGAGGAGGCCATCATGGCCATGGCCCGCTTCGTGCGCAAGGAAACCCAGGAGGAAAAACTGCGGCCATTCGAGGCATCCGGCGTGGCCGCGCTCGTGGAGGAGGCTGTGCGCCTTGCCGGCAGGCAGGAGAAGATCACCACGCGCTTCCCGACCATCGCCGAGATAATCCGCGAGGCCGACTACTGGGCCGAACAGGAGAAGGCCGCAGCCGTTAACGAGCACCACGTGCAGCGAGCCATGGACTCGCGCAAGTACAGGGACAACCTCATCGAGGACAAGATCCAGGAGATGATCGACCGCGACAGCCTCATGATCTCCACCACAGGCGCGGTGGTGGGCCAGGTCAACGGCCTGTCGGTCTACTCCCTGGGCAACCTCGCCTTCGGCCGGCCCGCACGCATCACGGCAAATACGGCCCTGGGCCGCGAGGGCGTCATCAACATCGAACGCGAAGCCCAGATGTCCGGCCCCATCCACAACAAGGGCGTGTACATCCTGTCGGGATACCTGCGCCGGGTCTTCGCCCAGAACAAGCCTCTGTCCGTAAGCGCATCCATAGCCTTCGAGCAGTCCTACTCGGGCATCGAGGGCGACTCGGCCTCGTCCACGGAGATGTACGCCATCCTGTCCAGCCTGTCCGGCGTGCCCCTGCGCCAGGACATCGCCGTGACCGGCTCCGTGAACCAAAAGGGCGAAGTGCAGCCCATCGGCGGGGTCAACGAGAAGGTCGAGGGCTTCTATGACGTATGCAAGAGCAAGGGCCTGACCGGCGAGCAAGGCGTCATGATCCCCCACACCAACGTTCAGGACCTCATGCTGCGCAAGGATGTGGCCCAGGCCATCCAGGAGGGCAAGTTCCACCTTTGGCCAGTAAAGACCATTGCCCAAGGCGTCGAAATCCTCACCGGCATGCCCGCCGGCGAGCAGCGCGAGGACTTCACCTTCCCCGAGGACACGGTCTTCGGCAAGGCCGACGCCAAGCTCAAGGAACTGGTGGAAACCCTGCTGAAGTTCGCCAAGGCCGCCGAGGAAGGCGGAAAAGAGCAGGATAAGCCGGGAGGCTGCGTCGACTGCGGGAAGTAA
- a CDS encoding ABC transporter ATP-binding protein: protein MALLEMKNMTMRFGGLTAVSDFDLTFQGGEFMGLIGPNGAGKTTVFNVASGFYKPSQGSVVFKGKDTRGLKPHGVTALGVARTFQNIRLWHELSVLDNIRIAQHYRMGYNLMDCFLRTKRYKRAEAKIDSIAWQLLEQLDLKRYAEEKPNNLPYGLQRRVEIARALSVQPDLLLLDEPAAGLNSADVDGLIKLIRWIHKEFKLTIWMIEHQMTVVMSLCEYIKVIDFGRTIAEGTPSEIQQNPAVIKAYLGDSEI, encoded by the coding sequence ATGGCCCTGCTGGAAATGAAAAACATGACCATGCGCTTCGGAGGTCTGACCGCCGTTTCGGATTTCGACCTGACCTTCCAGGGCGGCGAGTTCATGGGCCTCATCGGCCCCAACGGCGCCGGCAAGACCACGGTCTTCAACGTGGCCAGCGGCTTCTACAAGCCCAGCCAAGGCAGCGTGGTCTTCAAGGGCAAGGATACCCGCGGCCTCAAGCCGCACGGGGTCACCGCCCTGGGCGTGGCGCGCACCTTCCAGAACATCCGCCTGTGGCACGAGCTGAGCGTGCTGGACAACATCCGCATCGCCCAGCACTACCGCATGGGCTACAATCTGATGGACTGCTTCCTGCGCACCAAGCGCTACAAGCGCGCCGAGGCCAAGATAGACTCCATCGCTTGGCAACTGCTGGAGCAGCTTGACCTGAAGCGCTACGCCGAGGAAAAGCCAAACAACCTGCCCTACGGCCTGCAGCGGCGGGTGGAGATCGCCCGCGCCTTGTCCGTGCAGCCGGATCTGCTGTTGCTGGACGAGCCCGCGGCAGGACTCAACTCCGCCGACGTGGACGGGCTCATCAAGCTCATCCGGTGGATTCACAAGGAATTCAAGCTGACCATCTGGATGATCGAGCACCAGATGACCGTGGTCATGAGCCTGTGCGAGTACATCAAGGTCATCGACTTCGGCCGGACCATCGCCGAGGGCACGCCCTCGGAGATCCAGCAGAACCCCGCCGTGATCAAGGCCTACCTGGGCGATTCGGAGATCTAA
- a CDS encoding branched-chain amino acid ABC transporter permease: MLESLIQNVLNALQWGSYYSLIALGYCLVYGVLLLINFAHGDIFMVGAFIGLGVATFFLGNLGPELGLSGPVVLALTIPLTMILTAAVGVTLERIAYRPLRRKGAHRLYVVITALMCGLVLENGNLAILGASRRSFPQLIPTQVYDFGLFSVTNVKIAVILAAILVFIFLQFVVTKTKMGMAMRAISWDKFAIPLMGIPVDSIIVFTFILGSGFAGLAGVLFAMSYPVLEPYMGAMVGWKAFIAAVVGGIGDIRGAFAGGFLLGFVEIMVVAVFPSTMRDLISFTILLVILTWKPTGLFGMAKTTKI; encoded by the coding sequence GTGCTTGAGAGCCTGATCCAGAACGTGCTCAACGCCCTGCAGTGGGGAAGCTACTACTCGCTCATCGCCCTGGGCTACTGTCTGGTCTACGGCGTGTTGCTGCTCATCAATTTCGCCCATGGCGACATATTCATGGTCGGGGCCTTCATCGGTCTCGGCGTGGCCACGTTCTTCCTGGGCAATCTCGGCCCCGAACTGGGCCTATCCGGCCCCGTGGTGCTCGCCCTAACCATCCCGCTGACCATGATCCTCACCGCGGCCGTGGGCGTGACGCTGGAGCGCATCGCCTATAGGCCGCTTAGGCGCAAGGGCGCGCACAGGCTGTACGTGGTCATCACCGCGCTCATGTGCGGCCTGGTCCTGGAGAACGGCAACCTGGCCATCCTGGGCGCTAGCCGCCGCAGCTTTCCGCAGCTCATCCCCACCCAGGTCTACGACTTCGGCCTATTCTCGGTGACCAATGTGAAGATCGCGGTTATCCTCGCCGCCATCCTCGTATTCATCTTTCTGCAGTTCGTGGTCACCAAGACCAAAATGGGCATGGCCATGCGCGCCATCTCCTGGGATAAATTCGCCATCCCGCTCATGGGCATCCCCGTGGACAGCATCATCGTGTTTACCTTCATCCTGGGCTCCGGTTTCGCCGGACTGGCCGGCGTGCTCTTCGCCATGAGCTACCCGGTGCTGGAGCCATACATGGGCGCCATGGTGGGCTGGAAAGCCTTCATCGCCGCCGTGGTAGGCGGCATCGGCGACATCCGCGGAGCCTTTGCCGGAGGCTTCCTGCTCGGGTTCGTGGAGATCATGGTCGTGGCGGTCTTCCCCTCCACCATGCGCGACCTCATCAGCTTCACCATCCTCCTGGTCATCCTGACCTGGAAACCCACGGGCCTTTTCGGCATGGCCAAGACCACCAAGATTTAG
- a CDS encoding DUF6693 family protein, with amino-acid sequence MSKQSIAIDLSVSDALGHAVIWIFFTVITLGFAFMFYPYALARFIINKTYLKDEFGKLSSRFNCTLDFTGNLGHALLWFLLSLVTFGLAYIIYVYRVWVYALNKTSLVPVAQGTLTSQYGAKA; translated from the coding sequence ATGAGCAAACAGAGCATAGCCATAGATCTGTCCGTTAGCGACGCGCTGGGTCATGCCGTCATCTGGATCTTCTTTACGGTGATAACCTTGGGCTTCGCCTTCATGTTCTACCCGTATGCGCTTGCCCGGTTCATTATCAACAAGACATACCTCAAGGACGAGTTCGGCAAATTGAGCAGCCGCTTCAACTGCACGCTCGATTTCACCGGCAACCTCGGGCACGCATTGCTCTGGTTCCTGCTCTCTCTGGTGACCTTCGGCCTGGCCTACATCATTTACGTGTACAGAGTGTGGGTATACGCCCTCAACAAAACCAGCCTTGTGCCGGTCGCGCAGGGCACACTGACTTCCCAATACGGAGCCAAGGCCTAA
- a CDS encoding ABC transporter ATP-binding protein translates to MYLQVDNLRVKYGNIEALHGISFTVEQGEIVTLIGANGAGKTTTLHTIMRLPPPEAPKVVSGDILFKGKSLLNVPPHEVVDKLNIALVPEGRHIFGNLSVEENLQLATYGRKGDPTIAKDYQRVYDLFPRLAERRKQRSEQLSGGEQQMLAVGRALMTKCEFIMLDEPSMGLAPLLMYDMFRTLKQLNQEGLTILLIEQNANLALKFAHRGYVLDTGEIVASGPCSQLRDDPEVKKAYLGG, encoded by the coding sequence ATGTACCTGCAAGTCGACAATCTGCGCGTCAAATACGGCAACATCGAGGCCCTGCACGGCATTTCCTTCACCGTGGAGCAGGGCGAAATCGTCACGCTCATCGGCGCCAACGGCGCGGGCAAGACCACGACCCTGCACACGATCATGCGCCTGCCTCCGCCGGAAGCGCCCAAAGTCGTGTCCGGCGACATTCTCTTCAAGGGCAAATCCCTGCTGAACGTGCCGCCTCATGAAGTGGTGGACAAGCTGAACATCGCCCTGGTGCCCGAGGGCCGGCACATCTTCGGCAACCTGAGTGTGGAAGAGAACCTGCAGTTGGCCACCTACGGCCGCAAGGGCGACCCGACCATCGCCAAGGATTACCAGCGCGTGTACGACCTGTTCCCACGCCTGGCCGAGCGCCGCAAGCAGCGTAGCGAGCAGCTCTCGGGCGGCGAGCAGCAGATGCTGGCCGTGGGCCGCGCGCTCATGACCAAGTGCGAGTTCATAATGCTCGACGAGCCGTCCATGGGCTTGGCCCCGCTGCTCATGTACGACATGTTCCGCACGCTCAAGCAGCTCAACCAGGAAGGCCTGACGATCCTGCTTATCGAGCAGAACGCCAACCTGGCCCTCAAGTTCGCCCACCGCGGCTATGTGCTCGACACCGGCGAGATCGTGGCCAGCGGCCCCTGCTCCCAGCTCAGGGACGATCCCGAGGTCAAAAAGGCCTATCTGGGCGGATAG
- a CDS encoding Hsp20/alpha crystallin family protein, producing MPDLTLWTAREILRMKRDLDTLFSSLCEDFGTCGLPDALAGPSIDIVQEEDALVISAELPGVNPQDLRVAVQDDRLLLAHEQRSVMGESGATIESRSHFSHTIRLPCRVDADKADAIFENQTLTITLPRCEPSRPKPLSIRIG from the coding sequence ATGCCTGATCTGACCCTGTGGACCGCCAGAGAAATCCTGCGCATGAAGCGGGACCTCGACACGCTCTTCTCCAGCCTGTGTGAGGACTTCGGAACTTGCGGCCTGCCCGACGCCCTGGCCGGGCCGAGCATCGACATCGTTCAGGAGGAAGACGCGCTGGTCATCAGTGCCGAACTGCCGGGAGTAAACCCCCAGGATCTCAGGGTTGCGGTGCAGGACGACCGACTGCTCCTGGCTCATGAGCAGCGCAGCGTCATGGGCGAAAGCGGAGCCACCATCGAAAGCCGCAGCCACTTCTCGCACACCATCCGACTGCCCTGCCGGGTGGATGCCGACAAAGCCGATGCAATCTTCGAGAACCAGACTCTGACCATCACCCTGCCTAGGTGCGAACCGAGCAGGCCCAAACCCCTGTCCATCCGAATCGGCTGA
- a CDS encoding IscA/HesB family protein: MIFLTMAAKEQIDNHFKDKVTSPIRIYLNHGCGGPRFALALDEPTDGDEVVEDGGYKFVMEKELFKQASPLTVDMSPMGFVVQSEMELGGGGGGCSGCTSCG, translated from the coding sequence ATGATTTTTCTCACAATGGCTGCCAAAGAGCAGATCGACAACCACTTCAAGGACAAGGTAACCTCTCCGATACGCATCTACCTGAACCATGGCTGCGGCGGACCGCGCTTCGCGCTGGCTCTCGACGAGCCAACCGATGGCGATGAGGTGGTGGAGGACGGCGGTTACAAGTTCGTCATGGAGAAAGAACTCTTCAAGCAGGCCTCACCCTTGACGGTGGACATGTCACCCATGGGTTTCGTGGTGCAGTCGGAGATGGAGCTTGGCGGTGGCGGCGGAGGCTGCAGTGGCTGCACGTCCTGCGGATAG
- a CDS encoding ABC transporter substrate-binding protein: MKRSGLLLALVFSLGLLLTAGCGGDEQKPASQEGGNIVIGFNIPLTGDIPKVGESSRQAAEMYLQQVGGKIDIAGKPYTLKFVYEDNESKAESAVNAQLKLIEQDKALGIIGPMASKQAVPGGEVADANQTPMIAPWSTNPATTTDRPFVFRACFLDPFQGPVVAKFATEEFGAKKAAVLFDVASDYPKGLAEFFKAAWEEIHGPGSVVAFESFTTKDQDFSAQLTNIIRSGADVLFTPQYYSEVALIVKQAKELGWNKPIMGSDSWGSAELMTLCGDACKGYYFSTHYAAAGATGKTKEFIDAFKSKYGYVPDDVAALTWDALGMMVQAIQNAPLTGNLAQDRVAVKDALAAIPSYDGITGSMKFDPQGDPVKSAVIVKINDAGEFEFFKSVAP, encoded by the coding sequence ATGAAAAGAAGCGGTCTTCTGCTTGCGTTGGTTTTCTCGCTCGGGCTGCTCCTGACCGCCGGTTGCGGCGGCGATGAACAGAAGCCGGCCTCACAGGAAGGTGGCAATATCGTCATCGGCTTCAACATCCCCCTGACGGGCGACATCCCCAAGGTGGGCGAGTCCTCGCGGCAGGCAGCCGAGATGTACCTTCAGCAGGTCGGCGGCAAGATCGACATCGCCGGCAAGCCCTACACCCTGAAGTTCGTTTACGAAGACAACGAGTCCAAGGCCGAGTCCGCGGTCAACGCCCAGCTCAAGCTCATTGAGCAGGACAAGGCCCTGGGCATCATCGGCCCCATGGCCTCCAAGCAGGCCGTGCCAGGCGGCGAAGTGGCCGACGCCAACCAGACGCCCATGATCGCGCCCTGGTCCACCAACCCGGCCACGACCACCGATCGTCCCTTCGTGTTCCGCGCCTGTTTCCTCGACCCGTTCCAGGGCCCCGTGGTTGCCAAGTTCGCCACCGAGGAGTTCGGCGCCAAGAAGGCCGCCGTGCTCTTCGACGTCGCCAGCGACTATCCCAAAGGCCTGGCCGAGTTCTTCAAGGCCGCCTGGGAAGAGATCCACGGACCCGGCTCCGTGGTGGCCTTTGAATCCTTCACCACCAAGGACCAGGACTTCAGCGCCCAGTTGACCAACATCATCCGCTCCGGCGCCGACGTGCTGTTCACTCCCCAGTACTACTCCGAGGTTGCCCTCATCGTGAAGCAGGCCAAGGAACTGGGCTGGAACAAGCCCATCATGGGTTCCGACTCCTGGGGTTCCGCTGAGCTCATGACCCTGTGCGGCGACGCCTGCAAGGGCTACTACTTCTCCACGCACTACGCCGCCGCCGGCGCCACGGGCAAGACCAAGGAATTCATCGACGCCTTCAAGTCCAAGTACGGCTACGTGCCCGACGACGTTGCCGCTCTGACCTGGGACGCCCTTGGCATGATGGTCCAGGCCATCCAGAACGCCCCGCTGACCGGCAATCTGGCCCAGGATCGCGTGGCCGTGAAGGATGCCCTTGCCGCCATTCCGTCCTACGACGGCATCACCGGCTCCATGAAGTTCGACCCGCAGGGCGACCCGGTTAAGTCCGCGGTCATCGTCAAGATCAACGATGCCGGCGAGTTCGAGTTCTTCAAGTCCGTGGCCCCTTAA
- a CDS encoding branched-chain amino acid ABC transporter permease yields MAIRNDPGATIRAGETLATSGFDLRSLSVPAILLIAFVGLLAACMTGALNLYMQTVLMFMGINIIMSTSLNLINGNMGEFACGHAAFMAVGAYVSSLVTVILFTQSKFGAPLLPPELTLLAFPLALLIGSLAAALVGLLIAIPSFKTRGDYLAIITIAALYIVKSAIENIDAIGGARGFMGMRRVTNAMEQTLDLPWMVIWIFIGTVFTVWIIRRYVSSTYGKGVMAICQDEVAAEIMSVNTNHIKLVTFMLSSGLAGLAGGLFAHVLGYINPGSFTILKSTEALVMVYLGGMGSISGAVMSAMLFTLLLESLRFIIPWIDQLLHLIHVLPAGYEISQVWKWVLIPLLLILLMQFRPEGIMGNRELSDIFPRLRKFYKFK; encoded by the coding sequence ATGGCAATCCGCAACGATCCGGGCGCGACCATCCGCGCCGGTGAGACCCTGGCCACGTCAGGCTTCGACCTGCGCAGCCTGAGCGTGCCGGCCATCCTGCTCATCGCCTTCGTGGGCCTGCTGGCCGCCTGCATGACCGGGGCGCTCAACCTCTATATGCAGACGGTGCTCATGTTCATGGGCATCAACATCATCATGTCCACCAGCCTGAACCTGATCAACGGCAACATGGGCGAGTTCGCCTGCGGCCACGCCGCGTTCATGGCCGTGGGCGCTTACGTGTCTTCCCTCGTCACCGTGATCCTGTTCACCCAGAGCAAATTCGGCGCGCCGCTCCTTCCGCCGGAACTGACCCTGCTGGCCTTTCCCCTGGCGCTCCTCATCGGCTCGCTCGCTGCAGCCCTGGTCGGACTGCTCATCGCCATTCCCTCCTTCAAGACGCGCGGCGACTACCTGGCCATCATCACCATCGCGGCCCTGTATATCGTCAAGAGCGCCATCGAGAACATCGACGCCATTGGCGGGGCCAGGGGCTTCATGGGCATGCGCCGCGTGACCAATGCCATGGAGCAGACCCTGGACCTGCCGTGGATGGTCATCTGGATCTTCATCGGCACCGTGTTCACGGTCTGGATCATCCGGCGCTACGTTTCCTCGACTTACGGCAAGGGCGTAATGGCCATCTGCCAGGACGAAGTGGCCGCCGAAATCATGAGCGTGAACACGAACCATATCAAGCTCGTGACCTTCATGCTCTCCTCGGGGCTGGCGGGGCTGGCGGGCGGTTTGTTCGCCCACGTGCTCGGCTACATCAACCCCGGCTCCTTCACCATCCTCAAGTCCACCGAGGCCCTGGTCATGGTCTACCTGGGCGGCATGGGCTCCATTTCCGGCGCGGTCATGTCCGCCATGCTGTTCACCCTGCTGCTGGAGTCCCTGCGCTTCATCATCCCCTGGATCGACCAGTTGCTGCACCTGATCCATGTGCTGCCCGCGGGCTACGAGATTTCCCAGGTATGGAAGTGGGTGCTCATCCCGCTCCTGCTCATCCTGCTCATGCAGTTCCGGCCCGAGGGCATCATGGGCAACCGCGAGCTGTCGGACATTTTCCCGCGGCTGCGGAAGTTCTATAAATTCAAGTAA
- the cobT gene encoding nicotinate-nucleotide--dimethylbenzimidazole phosphoribosyltransferase, with product MSERLRQVLTAVQPVDTSLIPQGQAHLDDLTKPRGSLGRLEEVALRLYLISGGSKPSVDPARIFTIAGDHGVAAEGVSLFPQEVSRQMVLNFANGGAGINVLARTAGIGLSVVDAGTVGGTYPEHPALIQRKVRPGTDNLAVGPAMSAEDCTRALELGIDLANMAADEGCRAVGTGDMGIANTTPSTALFCAYLGLDPEKITGPGTGLAADGLRRKIEVIRRGLVANQTAVTSGDPLRILAALGGLEIAALSGLIIGAAGRRMAVAVDGFISTAAYVSAWKLCPAVADYCFLSHASAEPGYASIMQVLKADPLLHLGLRLGEGTGAAMALFVMRSAAAIFNEMATFSGAGVCKA from the coding sequence ATGAGCGAGCGTTTGCGACAAGTCCTGACCGCTGTTCAGCCCGTGGACACGAGCCTTATCCCGCAAGGCCAGGCCCACTTGGACGACCTGACCAAGCCCAGGGGCAGCCTGGGACGGTTGGAAGAAGTCGCGCTGCGGCTCTATCTCATCTCCGGGGGCTCCAAGCCGAGCGTCGATCCGGCGCGCATCTTCACCATCGCCGGCGACCACGGCGTGGCCGCCGAAGGCGTGAGCCTGTTTCCGCAGGAAGTCTCTCGCCAGATGGTTCTCAATTTCGCCAATGGCGGCGCGGGCATCAACGTGCTGGCCCGCACGGCGGGCATCGGTCTGAGCGTGGTGGACGCAGGCACCGTGGGCGGGACCTATCCCGAGCACCCGGCCCTGATTCAGCGCAAGGTCCGGCCCGGCACGGACAATTTGGCCGTGGGACCGGCCATGAGCGCCGAGGACTGCACACGAGCCCTGGAGCTGGGCATAGACTTGGCCAACATGGCCGCGGACGAGGGCTGCCGCGCTGTGGGCACCGGCGACATGGGCATCGCCAACACCACGCCGTCAACGGCCTTGTTCTGCGCCTACCTGGGACTGGACCCGGAAAAGATCACCGGCCCCGGCACCGGCTTGGCGGCCGATGGCCTTCGTCGCAAGATCGAGGTCATCCGCCGAGGACTGGTGGCCAACCAGACGGCCGTGACCTCGGGCGACCCCTTGCGCATTCTGGCGGCATTGGGCGGTCTGGAAATCGCGGCTTTGTCCGGCCTGATCATCGGCGCTGCCGGCAGGCGCATGGCCGTGGCCGTGGACGGCTTCATTTCCACTGCGGCCTATGTCTCGGCCTGGAAGCTCTGCCCGGCCGTGGCCGACTACTGCTTCCTGAGCCACGCCTCGGCCGAGCCCGGCTATGCGAGCATCATGCAGGTCCTGAAGGCCGACCCGCTCCTGCACCTGGGTCTGCGCCTGGGCGAGGGCACCGGCGCGGCCATGGCCCTGTTCGTGATGCGCTCTGCAGCAGCCATCTTCAACGAGATGGCCACGTTTTCTGGCGCGGGCGTGTGCAAGGCGTAG